The following proteins come from a genomic window of Pocillopora verrucosa isolate sample1 chromosome 6, ASM3666991v2, whole genome shotgun sequence:
- the LOC131774161 gene encoding uncharacterized protein — protein MLQSKKRVHIFNCDNTYKLEPVEKLLEETKKKLPEKLSIHVEPVEKHSFRLAQMSEMVEKIRTLEMDMAFFVVHANESRLSINEDNAGIGYAKIYRALLQATGGDVIIVIGGDVNYEGNDEENREVISRWAKRKVSSQFSIEYLDGRKSFIFSWNKQHRAIHEEALLHHFDPNKKGQKFHHQSPSPNQPSQAELPSQATSLEFKNPQKLRNPTRYDEATSELTAVEEREIDLHRGGDIGSERSRGRELTDPSFSNQRDRQGDLDYSQRNLLEVKSVHVQNTQQLVRASQFSVESPPVVLLRGFARYGKVPDQIGDLQIWDPEFKVPDDIQERLLKKLRNTPLIGVIVIKHSDGKIECFTDTNLKELSLDEEVQLADDEQLILKTRVRNGEVSFENAAVQFKYGNKCIPQHIIDGFRAQDKKPNGDLYIISNDSEHFRCVVKSGIDFKKVIRIALEDLGLPCLSHRYQVIGNDSVYHCLF, from the exons ATGTTGCAGTCGAAAAAGCGAGTTCACATTTTTAACTGTGACAACACTTACAAGTTAGAGCCTGTTGAGAAATTGCTCGAAGAAACGAAGAAGAAATTGCCGGAGAAATTGAGCATCCATGTTGAGCCTGTAGAGAAGCACTCATTCAGACTTGCTCAAATGTCTGAAATGGTCGAGAAAATCCGAACCCTAGAGATGGATATGGCCTTCTTCGTGGTTCATGCGAATGAATCTCGACTCTCGATCAACGAAGACAACGCTGGAATTGGTTACGCCAAGATATACAGAGCTTTATTGCAAGCGACAG GAGGAGATGTCATCATCGTTATCGGGGGAGATGTCAATTACGAAGGCAATGACGAAGAGAATCGAGAGGTTATTTCACGTTGGGCGAAGCGAAAAGTTTCCTCACAATTCAGCATAGAGTATCTTGATGGTAGAAAGAGCTTCATCTTTTCCTGGAACAAACAACATCGAGCGATTCACGAAGAAGCTCTGTTGCATCACTTTGATCCAAACAAGAAAGGACAGAAGTTCCATCATCAGTCGCCATCTCCAAACCAACCATCACAAGCAGAACTTCCATCTCAAGCAACATCTCTAGAATTTAAAAATCCCCAGAAACTCAGAAATCCTACACGTTATGATGAAGCCACTTCTGAATTGACAGCGGTTGAAGAAAGGGAGATTGATTTACACCGTGGTGGCGACATTGGCTCCGAGCGCAGCAGAGGCAGGGAGTTGACAGATCCTTCTTTCAGTAATCAGAGAGACAGACAAGGAGATCTGGATTATTCACAAAGGAATTTGTTAGAAGTTAAAAGTGTCCATGTTCAAAATACCCAACAGCTAGTGCGGGCATCACAATTCTCAGTGGAATCCCCTCCCGTTGTTTTACTGAGAGGTTTCGCTCGTTATGGAAAGGTACCTGATCAAATAGGCGACCTTCAAATATGGGACCCCGAATTTAAAGTTCCCGATGACATACAAGAGAGGCTGCTCAAAAAACTCCGCAACACACCTTTGATTGGAGTGATAGTCATTAAACACAGTGATGGCAAAATTGAGTGCTTTACTgacacaaatttaaaagaactTTCGTTAGACGAGGAAGTACAGCTTGCTGACGATGAACAACTCATATTGAAAACTCGTGTTCGCAACGGGGAGGTGTCTTTTGAAAACGCCGCTGTACAATTTAAGTATGGAAACAAGTGTATTCCGCAACACATTATCGATGGTTTCAGAGCTCAAGATAAAAAGCCTAATGGGGATCTGTACATCATTTCAAATGACTCAGAACATTTTCGATGTGTAGTAAAAAGtggaattgattttaaaaaagtgataagaatagCATTGGAAGATCTAGGTCTTCCATGTTTAAGTCACCGTTACCAAGTCATTGGTAATGATTCAGTATATCATTGTCTGTTTTAA
- the LOC131770552 gene encoding uncharacterized protein: protein MINIMAPPCKFHLFNCDRVYKLDSIEHLLLTTTRNLGIEISVKQHYFTVSEITEFSDQTIPTLEMDAAILVVNANESRLSINENTEGGYTKVYRALLQATDGNVIVVIGGDDNYRNEEEEERAVVSRWARMKVRSQLKEEFLDGRRSFVFSWNTKHREIHEQALKHFFDQSKKGQKFEYEPPGHSELSLSDQTAPPARGTEPAHQLKLQRSATLPEGRSRQEIKDRWDQPSFLQKDYTVTRQRSVDFHASQQPKLNVHLDPLAATAVSASDYGCSSLGDRSEQSRVQRDTTTKETRLVKDLVVLGCDVSPATIQAVKSVLDDLYRRIRLPECPQVERYSLADIKSYLTRCTPRFCILVVDTDTSHKYQQPELEEILRTAADVVVEKVIFTICNRSPAPTGEEDKFVKNVERMLKEKRKGLVVWLEDGKLNVEPDVLIQLMLGAPIAAKNRQGQLSHSEESLRPTNAASGFTSDRRLLQETPKHMGEFPSQEVRHNPTSYGGECTDSSDVLVLKTRIRQGIISYATEDLVFRSPGFVIPKHIEESLRCKYSTTANGVLSIYSNTEGKLRTTVQTDRAATCLII, encoded by the exons ATGATAAATATCATGGCACCGCCTTGTAAATTCCATCTCTTCAACTGCGACCGTGTTTATAAGCTCGACTCCATCGAACATTTGTTGTTGACAACGACAAGGAATCTTGGCATTGAGATATCTGTGAAGCAACACTATTTCACGGTTTCCGAGATAACTGAGTTCAGCGATCAAACGATTCCCACACTGGAGATGGATGCTGCCATTTTAGTTGTCAATGCAAACGAATCTCGACTCTCCATCAACGAAAACACAGAGGGAGGCTACACGAAGGTTTATAGAGCTTTGCTTCAAGCGACAG ACGGAAACGTGATCGTTGTTATCGGTGGGGATGACAATTACAGGAacgaagaggaagaggaaagagCCGTAGTCTCGCGTTGGGCAAGAATGAAGGTACGTTCCCAGTTAAAGGAGGAATTCCTCGACGGACGAAGAAGTTTCGTCTTTTCATGGAACACGAAACACAGAGAAATTCACGAGCAAGCATTGAAACACTTCTTTGATCAAAGCAAGAAAGGACAAAAGTTTGAGTATGAGCCACCAGGGCATTCCGAGCTTTCTTTAAGCGATCAAACAGCTCCGCCAGCACGAGGTACAGAACCAGCGCACCAGCTCAAGCTTCAACGCTCCGCCACCCTTCCCGAAGGGAGAAGTAGACAAGAAATAAAAGACCGGTGGGATCAGCCAAGTTTCTTGCAAAAAGATTACACAGTGACAAGGCAAAGAAGTGTGGATTTTCACGCTAGTCAGCAACCTAAGCTGAACGTACACCTCGATCCTCTTGCGGCAACCGCTGTTTCAGCTTCGGATTATGGATGCTCATCACTAGGGGACCGATCTGAACAGAGCAGAGTGCAAAGGGATACTACCACGAAGGAAACACGTCTGGTCAAAG ACTTAGTAGTCCTCGGCTGTGATGTGTCACCGGCAACAATCCAGGCTGTGAAATCAGTACTCGATGACCTTTATCGTAGGATAAGGCTGCCAGAATGTCCCCAAGTGGAACGTTATTCATTAGCTGACATCAAATCATACTTAACGAGATGCACTCCTAGGTTTTGTATTCTAGTGGTGGATACAGATACGTCTCATAAATACCAGCAGCCTGAGTTGGAAGAAATTCTCAGGACAGCAGCTGATGTTGTTG TTGAAAAGGTTATCTTCACGATTTGCAATCGAAGTCCTGCTCCAACTGGAGAGGAagataaatttgtaaaaaacgTTGAGCGAATgcttaaagagaaaagaaagggcCTTGTCGTTTGGTTGGAGGATGGAAAACTGAATGTGGAACCCGATGTCTTGATACAATTAATGCTTGGAGCCCCAATAGCGGCGAAGAACAGACAAGGACAGCTGAGCCACTCAGAAGAATCCCTCAGACCAACCAATGCTGCTTCAGGTTTTACATCTGACAGGAGACTGCTTCAAGAGACACCAAAGCACATGGGGGAGTTTCCATCACAAGAAGTGCGTCATAATCCTACATCTTATGGAGGAGAATGCACGGATTCCAGCGATGTTCTCgtgctcaaaacacgaatccGTCAAGGGATAATATCGTATGCTACCGAGGATCTTGTGTTTCGTTCTCCTGGTTTTGTAATTCCCAAACATATAGAGGAAAGTTTGAGGTGCAAATATTCAACGACAGCAAACGGAGTGCTAAGCATCTATTCCAACACGGAAGGCAAATTACGAACCACCGTACAAACTGATAGAGCAGCCacttgtttgattatttaa
- the LOC131770563 gene encoding uncharacterized protein isoform X2, with protein sequence MELQVPNCKTVHLFNCDNTFKLDSIEALLTTVKDKVEFEISIKKHCFKLSEMSSVSDSIVPTLNMDFAVFVVHANESRLSINEDNAGIGYAKIYKALLRATGGDDNYVGREEENEAVMSRWARRKVSSQFEEEYLDGRKSFIFSWHKNHREIHEKALLHFFEPSKMGEKFDYHEPEMSLSADTSNATAEENIQGLNPQPEITQSTPSNVPENISVYPTDEVEYVNEFEASYKKNKEEVIVVVGPRDKIPSGLSLNYPEGSVLLDTRLRHGEVSDDTRDVVHREDGWQVPEGYRDHLRSMHAAETNLRVKFVVRQNQLTTIIIRNWFGPLLGGCCTIL encoded by the exons ATGGAGCTACAAGTTCCAAACTGTAAGACTGTTCACCTTTTTAACTGTGACAATACTTTCAAACTGGACTCAATAGAAGCACTCTTGACTACAGTGAAAGACAAAGTTGAATTCGAAATATCGATCAAGAAGCATTGTTTCAAACTTTCAGAGATGTCCTCTGTAAGTGATAGCATAGTTCCCACTCTAAATATGGATTTTGCCGTATTTGTCGTTCATGCCAATGAATCTCGACTATCTATCAACGAAGACAACGCTGGCATTGGTTACGCGAAGATCTACAAAGCTTTACTGAGAGCGACCG GCGGTGACGACAACTATGTGGGGAGAGAAGAGGAAAACGAAGCTGTCATGTCACGTTGGGCTCGGAGGAAAGTTTCGTCACAATTCGAGGAGGAATATCTTGACGGAcgaaaaagtttcattttttcttggcaCAAAAACCACCGAGAGATTCACGAGAAAGCTCTTCTACACTTTTTTGAACCAAGTAAGATGGGTGAAAAGTTTGATTATCATGAGCCAGAAATGAGTCTATCAGCCGACACTTCTAACGCAACAGCTGAGGAAAATATCCAAGGGCTGAATCCTCAACCAGAGATCACACAATCGACGCCGTCCAACGTTCCAGAGAATATTTCAGTGTATCCAACGGATGAG GTCGAGTATGTAAATGAATTTGAAGCATCTTACAAAAAGAACAAGGAGGAAGTAATAGTTGTTGTGGGTCCTCGTGATAAGATTCCGTCAG GGTTGTCCCTGAATTATCCAGAAGGTTCAGTGCTTCTAGATACTCGGCTTCGCCATGGGGAAGTCTCAGACGACACGAGAGATGTGGTGCATAGAGAGGACGGATGGCAAGTACCGGAAGGCTACAGGGACCATTTAAGAAGTATGCACGCGGCAGAAACCAACCTTAGAGTAAAGTTTGTAGTTCGCCAAAACCAACTAACCACAATTATAATCCGAAACTGGTTTGGACCGCTTTTGGGGGGATGTTGCACAATACTCTGA
- the LOC131770563 gene encoding uncharacterized protein isoform X1 — protein MELQVPNCKTVHLFNCDNTFKLDSIEALLTTVKDKVEFEISIKKHCFKLSEMSSVSDSIVPTLNMDFAVFVVHANESRLSINEDNAGIGYAKIYKALLRATGEKVLIIIGGDDNYVGREEENEAVMSRWARRKVSSQFEEEYLDGRKSFIFSWHKNHREIHEKALLHFFEPSKMGEKFDYHEPEMSLSADTSNATAEENIQGLNPQPEITQSTPSNVPENISVYPTDEVEYVNEFEASYKKNKEEVIVVVGPRDKIPSGLSLNYPEGSVLLDTRLRHGEVSDDTRDVVHREDGWQVPEGYRDHLRSMHAAETNLRVKFVVRQNQLTTIIIRNWFGPLLGGCCTIL, from the exons ATGGAGCTACAAGTTCCAAACTGTAAGACTGTTCACCTTTTTAACTGTGACAATACTTTCAAACTGGACTCAATAGAAGCACTCTTGACTACAGTGAAAGACAAAGTTGAATTCGAAATATCGATCAAGAAGCATTGTTTCAAACTTTCAGAGATGTCCTCTGTAAGTGATAGCATAGTTCCCACTCTAAATATGGATTTTGCCGTATTTGTCGTTCATGCCAATGAATCTCGACTATCTATCAACGAAGACAACGCTGGCATTGGTTACGCGAAGATCTACAAAGCTTTACTGAGAGCGACCG gcgaaaaagttttaataattaTAGGCGGTGACGACAACTATGTGGGGAGAGAAGAGGAAAACGAAGCTGTCATGTCACGTTGGGCTCGGAGGAAAGTTTCGTCACAATTCGAGGAGGAATATCTTGACGGAcgaaaaagtttcattttttcttggcaCAAAAACCACCGAGAGATTCACGAGAAAGCTCTTCTACACTTTTTTGAACCAAGTAAGATGGGTGAAAAGTTTGATTATCATGAGCCAGAAATGAGTCTATCAGCCGACACTTCTAACGCAACAGCTGAGGAAAATATCCAAGGGCTGAATCCTCAACCAGAGATCACACAATCGACGCCGTCCAACGTTCCAGAGAATATTTCAGTGTATCCAACGGATGAG GTCGAGTATGTAAATGAATTTGAAGCATCTTACAAAAAGAACAAGGAGGAAGTAATAGTTGTTGTGGGTCCTCGTGATAAGATTCCGTCAG GGTTGTCCCTGAATTATCCAGAAGGTTCAGTGCTTCTAGATACTCGGCTTCGCCATGGGGAAGTCTCAGACGACACGAGAGATGTGGTGCATAGAGAGGACGGATGGCAAGTACCGGAAGGCTACAGGGACCATTTAAGAAGTATGCACGCGGCAGAAACCAACCTTAGAGTAAAGTTTGTAGTTCGCCAAAACCAACTAACCACAATTATAATCCGAAACTGGTTTGGACCGCTTTTGGGGGGATGTTGCACAATACTCTGA
- the LOC136282053 gene encoding uncharacterized protein, which produces MASNTPRSFHLFNCDNLCKLSEVEALLKAVKGKIPFKILHIKTHEFRREQIEEIFVSKITNLGKMDYAVFVVHAAEACLSFSDDSGYGKIYGALKERTGSGEKVLIVISGDKNYKSKSEEDQFFLSQWAKDNISPQFRTELVDGRKSFIFSWNQKHRPIHEKALLHYFDPNKNGQKFAVSQTDPAATSTPPRGPSVSLSHHFDLQQEDLERSEPESADQERSLLKQNGKRGQSQRRGQKSWSRSEEDGGRQTSDATESESTVSSENSGRGDSRPILKLQTRLRRGKISYDSADVEIWDQTWRPPHSEVVKLEREWGSTPDAYLKIFADENGTMCRAEVIPRSSLWDYCWPS; this is translated from the exons ATGGCGAGTAATACGCCAAGGAGCTTTCACCTCTTCAACTGCGATAACTTGTGTAAGTTAAGTGAGGTGGAAGCTTTGCTCAAAGCCGTTAAAGGCAAGATTCCCTTCAAGATTTTACATATCAAGACACACGAGTTTAGGCGAGAACAAATCGAGGAAATCTTTGTGTCAAAGATTACAAACTTAGGGAAAATGGATTACGCTGTGTTCGTTGTTCATGCAGCTGAGGCCTGCCTCTCCTTTAGCGATGATAGTGGCTACGGAAAGATTTATGGGGCTCTGAAGGAACGAACTGGCTCAG GTGAAAAAGTTTTGATCGTCATCAGTGGggacaaaaattacaaaagtaaGAGTGAAGAAGATCAGTTTTTCCTCTCCCAGTGGGCAAAGGATAATATATCTCCTCAGTTTCGTACTGAACTCGTCGATGGGAGGAAGAGTTTCATCTTCTCTTGGAACCAGAAACACAGGCCAATCCATGAAAAAGCGCTTCTGCATTACTTTGATCCCAACAAGAATGGTCAGAAGTTCGCGGTCTCTCAAACGGATCCAGCGGCAACGTCAACACCCCCGAGAGGACCTTCTGTTTCTCTGTCACACCACTTCGACTTACAGCAAGAG GATTTAGAAAGATCTGAACCTGAATCAGCTGATCAGGAGAGGTCTTTACTGAAACAGAATGGGAAGCGAGGGCAGAGTCAGAGACGGGGCCAGAAGTCGTGGAGTCGATCAGAAGAAGACGGCGGACGACAAACTTCAGATGCGACTGAATCTGAATCAACAG TTTCTAGCGAGAATTCAGGAAGGGGTGATTCACGGCCTATTTTAAAACTACAAACACGCCTGCGCCGTGGGAAAATTTCATACGATAGCGCAGACGTAGAGATCTGGGACCAAACCTGGCGTCCTCCTCACAGCGAGGTAGTGAAGTTAGAGAGAGAATGGGGGTCAACACCGGACGCGTATTTGAAGATCTTTGCTGATGAAAATGGCACAATGTGTCGTGCTGAAGTGATACCAAGATCTTCCCTCTGGGACTATTGTTGGCCTTCCTGA